The Mesotoga sp. BH458_6_3_2_1 genome has a window encoding:
- a CDS encoding sensor domain-containing diguanylate cyclase, translating into MFGERGIVMPFENFESKSLHYITREMEEFELVFNVNEDDVVLIDSKRSGKSDSVLSEFFSAFSDIGRLSSMLGIEDLRSIILAASNEESIDLACCTEVFGVPRFYLGKAEKNGCTVKIRFEELSRHLASEGRREFLFAAFMKIVQNAPVAVSIKDSSSDSLWLNEIAKEAGFSTLSQEMSPTKESFVESVQSEGETKYFRSFVIDLKDKDCGFASVKYSIDISESEKVKRELRISRNKIRRLHEVALELSKADTEEEVYDLFVNASCRILEFDVYSLDIVEGEDLVVKRVTNSVPDDGEERYSKYEGVAGRTLWEGKTLIFPDISKSQEARPRSTDYRSALSIPLGSFGVFQTISTELDAFDSEDVELAELLAAHVTEAISRIRSRGEITRLTYYDPLTGALSRYGLAECSAAEIERSNRFSTPLSLMMLDVDDFKVINDSLGHMYGDFILSWVVESIKMVIRNSDRVIRWGGDEFLIILPGVAMEGAESMGRRILDRLEKRSLEEDVVTTVSIGITEYLGEGDNIDGMIYRADLALHAAKNKGKNRLQVYEKTASK; encoded by the coding sequence ATGTTCGGGGAAAGGGGAATTGTGATGCCTTTTGAGAACTTTGAATCGAAATCTCTTCATTACATTACCCGAGAAATGGAAGAGTTCGAATTAGTCTTTAACGTGAATGAAGATGACGTCGTTCTTATAGATAGTAAAAGATCCGGAAAATCAGACTCCGTTCTGAGTGAGTTCTTCTCTGCGTTCAGCGACATTGGAAGACTTTCCTCAATGTTGGGAATTGAGGATCTACGGTCGATAATTTTAGCGGCAAGCAATGAAGAGAGTATTGACTTGGCGTGCTGTACCGAGGTTTTTGGAGTGCCGCGCTTTTATCTGGGTAAGGCCGAGAAGAACGGTTGTACAGTCAAGATCAGATTCGAAGAGTTAAGTCGACACCTGGCCAGCGAAGGTAGAAGAGAGTTTCTTTTTGCCGCCTTCATGAAGATCGTTCAGAACGCACCCGTTGCAGTTTCGATCAAAGACAGCTCCAGCGATTCTTTGTGGTTGAATGAAATTGCAAAGGAAGCTGGCTTCAGCACTCTAAGCCAGGAGATGTCTCCAACGAAGGAGAGTTTTGTTGAGTCGGTTCAATCCGAAGGTGAAACCAAGTATTTTAGGAGTTTCGTCATTGATCTGAAAGACAAAGACTGTGGATTCGCTAGCGTCAAGTACTCGATCGATATTAGCGAAAGCGAGAAAGTCAAGCGTGAGCTCCGGATAAGCAGAAACAAGATAAGGAGGCTTCATGAGGTAGCCCTTGAACTGTCGAAGGCAGATACGGAGGAAGAGGTGTATGATCTCTTCGTAAATGCGTCCTGCAGAATTCTAGAATTCGATGTATACAGTCTGGACATTGTGGAGGGGGAAGATCTCGTTGTTAAGAGAGTGACCAATTCAGTTCCAGATGATGGTGAGGAACGCTACAGCAAGTATGAAGGAGTTGCCGGGAGGACTCTATGGGAGGGAAAGACTCTCATCTTTCCCGATATTTCCAAAAGCCAAGAGGCAAGGCCCAGAAGTACTGATTACAGGTCCGCGCTGAGCATACCTCTTGGAAGCTTTGGAGTGTTTCAAACGATATCGACTGAGCTGGACGCGTTTGACAGCGAGGATGTTGAGCTCGCAGAATTACTGGCGGCACATGTCACGGAGGCAATAAGCAGAATTCGAAGCAGAGGAGAGATTACAAGACTCACTTATTACGACCCTCTAACTGGTGCGCTTAGCAGGTACGGGCTCGCAGAGTGTTCTGCTGCGGAAATAGAAAGATCCAATCGATTCTCCACCCCTCTCTCATTGATGATGCTTGATGTTGATGATTTCAAGGTTATAAACGATTCCCTGGGCCACATGTATGGTGACTTTATTCTTTCCTGGGTAGTAGAGTCCATCAAGATGGTTATCAGGAATTCCGATCGGGTAATCAGGTGGGGTGGAGACGAGTTCTTGATAATCCTGCCCGGAGTTGCCATGGAAGGAGCCGAGTCTATGGGCAGGAGAATTCTCGATCGACTTGAGAAAAGAAGCCTGGAAGAGGACGTTGTTACAACAGTGAGCATAGGGATTACAGAGTATCTCGGAGAAGGAGACAATATCGACGGGATGATATACCGTGCCGACCTGGCGCTTCACGCAGCAAAGAACAAGGGAAAGAATCGTCTTCAGGTCTACGAAAAGACGGCTTCTAAATAG
- a CDS encoding flavodoxin, with protein sequence MSDENEKKILVVYYSHDESTKSIAESIANETNADLLELKPLDEKGGRRVRYIWEGESVSMNPIPSLEPFSVDPNEYDLIFLGTPVWAMSYAPPVESFLRKATPSNKNIALFCTHEGLMGIVFQEMISKLSDNKIVGAIDFYDPIGSGVKYAANASANWARQVLKSIS encoded by the coding sequence ATGTCTGATGAAAATGAAAAGAAGATACTGGTTGTCTACTACTCTCATGATGAAAGCACGAAATCGATTGCAGAGTCAATAGCGAACGAAACGAATGCCGATCTTCTCGAGCTGAAACCTTTGGATGAAAAAGGTGGAAGGAGAGTTAGATACATTTGGGAGGGGGAAAGCGTAAGCATGAATCCCATCCCGTCTCTCGAACCTTTTTCGGTAGATCCGAATGAGTACGACCTCATTTTTCTCGGGACGCCGGTTTGGGCGATGAGTTACGCTCCGCCAGTGGAGAGTTTTTTGAGGAAAGCTACGCCTTCAAACAAAAACATAGCACTGTTTTGCACTCATGAAGGCCTAATGGGAATTGTCTTTCAGGAAATGATCAGCAAGTTGTCTGATAACAAGATAGTTGGTGCGATCGACTTCTACGATCCTATTGGCTCGGGTGTCAAGTACGCTGCAAATGCAAGCGCAAACTGGGCAAGGCAAGTACTGAAATCTATAAGCTAA
- a CDS encoding GNAT family N-acetyltransferase, which produces MKLLTKTEKTTIKRFENFEKANEEIGIDRIVEFLHTHLEEYGDDRSAIRRSLDYAFSDEKGKGGFVLVAMQGRKIAGASVVNDTGMKGYIPEHILVYIAVDRTVRGAGIGKKLVEQIKTLCNGDIALHVEQNNPARFLYKKMGFKTKYAEMRFAQE; this is translated from the coding sequence TTGAAGTTGCTTACAAAGACTGAAAAAACAACGATTAAGAGATTCGAGAATTTCGAAAAGGCGAACGAGGAAATAGGAATCGACCGAATTGTCGAATTTCTTCACACACATCTGGAAGAATACGGTGACGATAGATCGGCTATCAGAAGATCTTTGGACTATGCCTTCTCCGATGAGAAGGGAAAAGGCGGATTTGTGTTGGTAGCCATGCAAGGAAGAAAGATCGCTGGGGCCTCTGTGGTGAATGACACCGGGATGAAAGGCTATATACCGGAACACATTCTCGTCTATATTGCTGTCGACAGGACAGTTAGAGGGGCCGGTATCGGGAAGAAGCTGGTGGAGCAAATAAAAACGCTTTGCAATGGCGATATAGCGCTTCATGTGGAACAGAACAATCCCGCAAGATTTCTGTACAAGAAGATGGGTTTCAAGACAAAGTATGCAGAGATGCGGTTTGCCCAAGAATAA
- a CDS encoding DUF2087 domain-containing protein — MESSELFWESSIEELEAGYKLLDGAYICLLCGKSFENGLIYRIGGDKLADAERAVREHIAVDHRSSFDSFLRLDRKYTGLSEQQQTMMQYFYEGVGDKEISKRLRLTQSTVRNYRFRLKEKARQAKIFLVLHQMMEKSVNEEDRIVDVHRNATMIDERYSVTESERLERLSRFFNENGELIRFPKKEKDKVIVLREIARVFKPGLNYSEEQANEMLKTFYDDYVLLRRCLIEYRLIDRKPDGSAYWLVF, encoded by the coding sequence ATGGAATCGTCTGAACTTTTCTGGGAAAGTAGTATCGAAGAACTGGAGGCCGGTTACAAGCTCCTGGACGGGGCATATATTTGTCTCTTATGCGGGAAGTCTTTTGAGAACGGACTGATATATCGAATCGGCGGCGATAAACTTGCGGACGCTGAGAGAGCTGTTAGGGAGCACATTGCTGTAGACCACAGATCTTCGTTTGACTCATTTTTGAGGCTTGATAGAAAATACACAGGCCTCTCGGAACAACAGCAGACCATGATGCAGTATTTCTACGAAGGCGTGGGCGATAAGGAGATTTCGAAACGCCTGAGATTAACTCAGTCTACGGTAAGAAACTATCGTTTCAGGCTCAAGGAAAAAGCAAGACAGGCAAAAATCTTCCTGGTTCTCCACCAGATGATGGAGAAAAGCGTTAACGAAGAAGACAGAATAGTCGACGTACATAGAAATGCTACTATGATCGATGAACGCTATTCAGTAACAGAATCCGAGCGGCTCGAACGCCTGTCAAGATTCTTCAATGAAAACGGTGAGCTTATTAGATTCCCGAAGAAGGAGAAGGACAAGGTAATCGTCTTGAGGGAGATTGCCAGAGTCTTCAAACCAGGCCTCAACTATAGTGAAGAACAGGCCAATGAAATGCTGAAAACATTCTATGATGACTATGTCCTTCTGAGAAGATGTCTCATCGAATATAGACTGATCGACAGGAAACCGGATGGCAGTGCTTACTGGCTGGTATTCTAA
- a CDS encoding GNAT family N-acetyltransferase — translation MQIVGYSKEFTEQMLRIQSVYEKKHPLAERFTVEDLKNPLLNGRKNIFLAVDNGRVIGFVRFLTRQNFSEYHFHHVWLDIIMGEGADNGLMSLLYEIALPSIVNTTSKFFPAAGTKICVRIADSESEKKDFFSKKGFTHWIDFQYMERDLNREISSHPSPSGLTMSELKPRKPPEILKYLLAEQSCFPDSPLEYKYLHYFFSRPEWKNEGLILASLDPKGNIAGSVMLYPDNTDSSKFHTEEVFVVKKWRKKGLARALLAESLNYLKKEGKDRAFLSVTSDRTSAKRLYEEAGFRFLYKREVMTLKI, via the coding sequence GTGCAAATAGTAGGCTACTCAAAGGAATTCACAGAACAGATGCTTCGCATTCAGAGTGTCTATGAAAAGAAGCATCCTCTAGCGGAAAGATTCACAGTTGAAGATCTAAAGAACCCATTGCTGAATGGAAGAAAGAATATTTTCCTCGCTGTAGACAATGGACGTGTAATAGGTTTCGTAAGGTTTCTTACGAGGCAGAATTTCAGTGAGTACCACTTCCATCACGTTTGGCTTGACATAATCATGGGCGAAGGAGCTGACAATGGCTTGATGTCACTTCTTTACGAGATTGCACTCCCTTCGATTGTAAATACGACCAGTAAGTTCTTTCCTGCAGCGGGAACGAAAATATGTGTCAGAATTGCCGACAGCGAGAGCGAAAAAAAGGATTTCTTCTCCAAAAAGGGCTTCACTCACTGGATAGACTTTCAATATATGGAAAGAGACTTGAATAGAGAAATTAGCTCGCACCCATCTCCTTCAGGTCTTACAATGTCAGAACTGAAGCCCAGAAAGCCTCCAGAAATTCTGAAATACCTCCTGGCAGAGCAGTCCTGTTTTCCTGATTCACCTCTCGAGTACAAGTATCTCCACTATTTCTTCAGTAGACCTGAATGGAAGAATGAAGGTCTTATCCTTGCCTCACTCGACCCAAAAGGCAATATCGCAGGAAGCGTCATGCTTTACCCGGATAATACTGACAGTTCAAAGTTTCACACCGAAGAAGTCTTCGTTGTAAAAAAGTGGAGGAAAAAAGGCCTTGCAAGAGCGCTTCTGGCTGAGTCTCTGAATTACCTTAAGAAAGAGGGAAAAGACAGAGCCTTTCTATCGGTTACTTCGGATCGCACTTCGGCAAAGAGGTTGTATGAAGAAGCCGGATTCAGATTTCTTTACAAGAGAGAAGTAATGACTCTCAAGATTTGA
- a CDS encoding TIGR00153 family protein: protein MFFGKKEMAIIQLFNEHLDFISRTLENLEKVFLASQNDDLSSVEIYSEEVRKMESAADAKRREMENSMYQGAFLPNFRGDFLGLAESFDKVANEAENVVDQIVLQHLVIPSELKTDFLKQVQLAAETFEASREAAVNLFQELSVAEEKIKETERLENTEDSHERALVKKIFEMNLSLAEKRQLRELVLSIGDIANLSEDCSDRMEIIVLKRRV from the coding sequence ATGTTTTTTGGTAAGAAAGAAATGGCGATCATTCAGCTGTTCAATGAGCATTTGGATTTTATATCGAGAACCCTGGAAAACCTTGAAAAGGTCTTTCTTGCCAGCCAGAATGATGATTTATCTTCTGTGGAGATCTATTCGGAAGAGGTGCGAAAAATGGAGTCGGCCGCCGATGCAAAGAGACGCGAAATGGAAAACTCGATGTATCAGGGAGCGTTCCTACCAAATTTTCGTGGCGACTTTTTGGGTCTTGCGGAGTCTTTCGACAAAGTGGCGAATGAGGCGGAGAACGTGGTTGATCAGATTGTATTGCAGCATCTCGTAATACCTTCTGAGTTGAAAACAGACTTCTTGAAGCAGGTTCAGCTTGCAGCAGAGACGTTTGAGGCATCCAGGGAGGCGGCAGTAAATCTCTTCCAAGAGTTAAGCGTCGCTGAAGAAAAGATAAAGGAAACAGAACGCCTCGAGAATACTGAGGATAGTCATGAGCGGGCGCTTGTGAAGAAGATCTTCGAGATGAATCTCTCACTCGCTGAGAAAAGGCAGCTCCGTGAACTTGTTCTTTCAATTGGAGACATTGCGAATCTCTCTGAGGACTGCTCCGATCGTATGGAGATAATCGTTCTTAAGAGAAGAGTGTGA
- a CDS encoding inorganic phosphate transporter: MFFAIIPAIVFGRALGANDAANVYGTAVTSGLVKYRVAVVLSAVFIVIGSLLEGSRGLETVSSVSSQTLLTATVSTIGAAISMTLMTYLGIPSSSSQAMMGAILGIGILNSTVDWSVLTKVVICWITTPIGAAIGSFFLYKIFAVLFRRIKTIQAQDLSLKIGALLIGAYGSYALGANNVANVTGPYAGIIPYEIAALVGGLSIALGALTFSKRVMFTVGKQITLLDHFSAVIAMLSHAMTVWVFAIIGVPVSISQAIVGAVIGAGLARGSRNINYKILRNIALGWLQTPLIAGLVSLGLYLLIKAVGGFF; this comes from the coding sequence ATGTTCTTTGCGATAATTCCGGCCATTGTTTTCGGCCGAGCGTTGGGTGCCAATGACGCTGCAAATGTTTATGGTACGGCCGTTACTTCGGGCCTAGTAAAATACCGCGTTGCGGTGGTACTCTCTGCTGTCTTCATAGTTATCGGTTCGCTTCTCGAAGGTTCCAGGGGTCTTGAGACTGTTTCCAGCGTCAGCAGCCAGACGCTCCTCACTGCTACCGTAAGCACCATTGGCGCGGCGATCTCGATGACGTTAATGACTTATTTGGGAATCCCATCTTCTTCATCTCAGGCAATGATGGGGGCGATTCTGGGAATCGGAATACTTAACTCCACAGTGGATTGGTCTGTACTTACGAAAGTTGTGATCTGCTGGATAACAACACCAATTGGAGCCGCAATCGGTTCCTTCTTTCTGTACAAAATCTTTGCAGTATTATTCAGAAGAATAAAGACCATTCAGGCTCAGGATCTTTCACTGAAGATTGGAGCATTGTTAATAGGTGCCTACGGCTCGTATGCTCTTGGCGCAAACAACGTCGCTAATGTCACCGGCCCGTACGCCGGCATAATTCCCTATGAAATCGCTGCGCTAGTGGGAGGATTAAGTATAGCACTTGGTGCCCTGACTTTTAGCAAGAGGGTGATGTTCACCGTTGGAAAGCAGATTACCCTGCTTGATCATTTCTCAGCAGTTATAGCGATGCTGTCCCATGCGATGACTGTGTGGGTCTTTGCAATAATCGGAGTTCCAGTTTCAATTTCTCAGGCAATAGTCGGCGCGGTAATTGGTGCCGGGCTGGCAAGAGGTTCAAGAAACATCAATTACAAGATTCTTCGAAACATCGCTCTTGGTTGGTTGCAGACGCCTTTAATTGCCGGTTTAGTTTCCCTAGGCCTCTATCTGCTCATAAAGGCCGTTGGAGGCTTTTTCTGA
- a CDS encoding metallophosphoesterase codes for MKHWKIWLIVVGIIAYVFLIEPNILTIERLTFSEEPSAKIAFFADIHIWTKKPIHTHLLERLVEEGVDLILFGGDVLSPYTDMEYMKSYFSELARIAPVFAVYGNWEESETDVMEKIYEELGINVVHTRSAVIQIADKKLGLTGTPSHHYFSWTRFLPEDNYDLKILMVHAPNLLEEHMDILEDYDLVLAGHTHGGQFFIPWLTETILKTSRGFSGDYFRGLYETDGTKIFVTRGVGGWFPGRLASPPEILFIEF; via the coding sequence TTGAAGCATTGGAAGATCTGGTTGATTGTCGTCGGTATAATCGCCTACGTATTCTTGATAGAACCAAACATCTTGACGATCGAAAGGCTTACGTTCTCGGAAGAACCTTCGGCGAAAATCGCCTTTTTTGCCGATATTCATATCTGGACTAAGAAGCCCATTCACACGCATCTCCTTGAAAGGCTCGTTGAAGAAGGTGTGGATTTGATTCTTTTTGGGGGCGATGTTTTGTCTCCTTACACAGATATGGAGTATATGAAAAGTTACTTCTCCGAACTTGCCAGAATAGCGCCAGTATTTGCCGTGTACGGTAACTGGGAAGAATCGGAAACAGACGTAATGGAGAAGATCTATGAGGAACTGGGAATAAACGTGGTCCACACCCGTTCAGCAGTAATCCAGATTGCAGACAAGAAACTGGGATTGACGGGTACTCCGTCTCACCATTACTTTTCATGGACAAGATTCCTGCCCGAAGACAATTACGATCTGAAGATACTGATGGTACACGCGCCAAATCTGCTTGAAGAACACATGGACATTCTAGAGGATTATGACCTGGTGCTGGCTGGACATACACATGGAGGCCAGTTCTTTATACCCTGGTTGACCGAAACCATACTGAAGACTTCGAGGGGATTCAGCGGAGACTACTTCAGAGGTCTCTACGAAACCGACGGAACAAAGATCTTCGTGACTAGGGGAGTCGGAGGATGGTTTCCGGGAAGACTGGCAAGTCCTCCCGAGATCTTATTCATCGAGTTCTGA
- a CDS encoding glycosyltransferase family 2 protein produces MTSLLFQSISVALFLGIMFAVSVSNAILMKKLSRFEGIPNGPLVSILIPARNEEKNISKCVYSLLNQDYRNLELIVLDDSSSDATLQILESMTNEFSNLRIIKGEALPEGWLGKHWACHQLASEAKGEILLFTDADTVHSSPTISHAVSVMIREKTDLLTAVVKERTDTLGELITIPFMIHSVFSIFPLVIAYGKKFRSLAVTSGQFMMFRKQSYLSIGGHEAVKDHGVDDISLGRLIRKARMKWRLYDASDLVECKMYDGFKAAYLGFLKNYFSLFDYRIIPAAFVWSWMLTLDFFPLIVALLFIFGVAIPESAGILSLISLSLSFGMWVLASAKFSLRPLVIFLYPLITLISSIIGFHSIIVHLCGATKWKGRVLVKKKSRLF; encoded by the coding sequence ATGACCTCTCTCCTCTTTCAGTCAATATCAGTTGCCCTATTCCTGGGAATCATGTTTGCAGTTTCAGTCTCTAATGCGATACTGATGAAGAAGCTCAGCCGTTTCGAAGGGATTCCAAACGGCCCTCTGGTTTCCATACTGATTCCTGCCAGAAACGAAGAGAAAAACATCTCGAAGTGCGTTTACTCCCTTCTGAATCAAGATTACCGCAATCTCGAACTAATCGTCCTCGACGATAGCTCATCCGATGCAACACTACAAATCCTTGAATCTATGACAAACGAGTTTAGCAACCTCAGAATAATTAAGGGAGAAGCTTTGCCCGAAGGATGGCTCGGGAAGCACTGGGCATGCCACCAGCTTGCAAGCGAAGCGAAGGGAGAGATCCTGCTTTTTACGGATGCCGATACCGTTCACTCTTCCCCCACAATCTCACACGCTGTAAGCGTAATGATTAGAGAAAAAACGGATCTTTTGACGGCTGTTGTCAAGGAGAGGACTGACACGCTGGGTGAATTGATTACGATACCATTTATGATTCACAGTGTCTTCTCTATCTTTCCACTCGTAATCGCTTATGGGAAGAAATTCAGATCACTCGCGGTAACAAGCGGTCAGTTCATGATGTTCAGAAAGCAATCCTATCTCTCAATCGGAGGTCATGAGGCCGTGAAGGACCATGGAGTGGATGATATCTCTCTAGGCAGGCTAATAAGAAAGGCAAGGATGAAGTGGAGATTGTACGATGCTTCCGATCTTGTAGAGTGCAAAATGTATGATGGATTCAAAGCTGCATATTTGGGGTTTCTCAAGAACTACTTCTCACTCTTTGACTACAGAATAATTCCCGCGGCCTTTGTTTGGAGTTGGATGCTAACTTTAGATTTCTTTCCTCTCATAGTAGCCTTACTTTTCATCTTTGGAGTTGCCATTCCAGAGTCTGCAGGAATCCTGTCTCTGATTAGCCTGTCACTCTCATTCGGCATGTGGGTTCTCGCCAGCGCAAAGTTTTCACTCAGGCCTCTGGTGATTTTTCTATATCCACTAATCACACTCATCTCATCAATTATCGGATTCCATTCGATAATTGTTCACCTTTGTGGAGCTACGAAATGGAAAGGTAGGGTGCTTGTAAAGAAGAAATCACGCTTATTTTAA
- a CDS encoding glycerol-3-phosphate acyltransferase gives MFILWTLIGFFSGSIMYSKIIYEKKTRQKISKIGDGNPGSTNVIRGAGLLLGLFAMALDYFKGYLPVLIALSIGGISGWEIVSVAVSPVLGHAFSPFLRMNGGKAVAVSFGIWSGLTQWVGPSIMGASMLLFSFVISPRTDGWKVILSMFGLLIFLIIKMDSLAISIWAFNTSVLAFKHRDQLAFPIALKLRRKIR, from the coding sequence ATGTTCATCCTGTGGACTCTCATCGGCTTTTTTTCTGGCTCCATAATGTACTCCAAAATAATATACGAGAAGAAGACTCGTCAGAAGATCTCGAAAATTGGCGACGGCAACCCGGGATCTACTAACGTGATAAGAGGAGCAGGGCTCTTGCTCGGGCTTTTTGCAATGGCTCTCGACTATTTCAAGGGATATCTTCCCGTGTTAATAGCCCTTTCAATTGGAGGAATTTCCGGCTGGGAGATAGTATCCGTCGCAGTCTCTCCGGTCCTGGGTCACGCTTTTTCACCATTTCTGCGAATGAATGGAGGTAAGGCCGTAGCGGTCTCTTTCGGTATCTGGTCTGGCTTAACTCAATGGGTTGGACCTTCAATAATGGGAGCATCCATGTTGTTGTTCTCGTTCGTCATAAGTCCCAGGACCGATGGTTGGAAGGTAATTCTGAGCATGTTCGGTCTCCTGATATTTCTAATTATTAAAATGGACTCTCTCGCTATCTCTATATGGGCGTTTAACACTTCAGTTCTTGCTTTCAAACACAGGGACCAACTTGCTTTTCCCATTGCACTCAAGCTTCGAAGGAAGATTAGATGA
- a CDS encoding S41 family peptidase has protein sequence MKRVLSVFFLLLSLALPIFAQSLEDLSAEEWRHDIRFLEERLSRTHPNPYFKTDEGTFRQLLRSLERDLEDLSSSEIYTRLTEIVASIGDGHTAIYPDSRLAVYPIYTYWFTDGLYVVATAESEKHLLNCRVVEIGGMEVDDALERLKKVVSYDNEWGFLHSHSDYLNKEEIMKGLGIADMDGDLLLKVEKEGEIIEASVKPQREGFHWIQKRADEIDRTYQGRKYWYQYYPDSGVLHFHYASCGSERGNPFILFNWKMFLFTWTNPVSKFVLDLRGNGGGSSVVLEPFILRMMIDWRLNRTGKLFVLIDRGTFSSAVLNAISMRKRTNAVFVGEPTGGSPRHYGEVKRFQLPNSGIAVSCSTTYWKTTSDTSEAFMPDILTVRSFQDYYEMRDLAFEAVMAYGSEGEE, from the coding sequence ATGAAAAGAGTTCTGTCTGTGTTTTTCCTTCTACTCTCGTTAGCACTGCCAATTTTCGCTCAGAGCCTGGAAGATCTATCTGCGGAGGAGTGGAGACACGACATCAGGTTTCTCGAAGAGAGACTGTCGAGAACTCACCCTAATCCCTATTTCAAGACGGACGAGGGTACGTTCAGACAGCTTCTGCGAAGTCTGGAACGCGATCTGGAGGACCTGTCGTCGAGCGAGATCTACACAAGGCTTACAGAGATCGTCGCATCGATTGGAGACGGCCACACTGCGATCTATCCCGATAGCAGGCTTGCCGTGTATCCGATTTACACTTACTGGTTTACCGATGGGCTTTATGTAGTTGCCACAGCTGAAAGTGAAAAGCACCTGCTGAACTGCAGAGTAGTTGAGATTGGGGGCATGGAAGTCGATGACGCTCTGGAAAGGTTGAAGAAGGTTGTATCATATGACAATGAGTGGGGATTCCTTCATTCTCACTCTGACTACTTGAATAAAGAAGAGATTATGAAGGGTCTTGGAATAGCTGATATGGATGGAGATCTTCTTCTTAAGGTCGAAAAGGAAGGAGAGATAATTGAAGCCTCCGTAAAGCCTCAAAGAGAAGGATTCCATTGGATACAGAAGAGAGCGGATGAGATTGACAGAACCTATCAAGGAAGGAAGTACTGGTATCAGTATTACCCCGATTCAGGAGTCCTCCACTTTCATTATGCTTCATGTGGTTCGGAAAGAGGAAACCCGTTCATATTGTTTAATTGGAAAATGTTTCTATTCACCTGGACCAACCCAGTAAGCAAATTCGTCCTTGATCTCAGGGGAAATGGAGGAGGCAGCTCAGTTGTTCTGGAACCTTTCATTCTGAGAATGATGATAGATTGGAGATTGAACAGAACTGGAAAGCTCTTTGTTCTAATCGATCGCGGAACCTTCTCTTCGGCAGTTCTCAATGCCATTTCCATGAGAAAACGCACAAACGCGGTCTTTGTGGGTGAACCGACCGGTGGCAGTCCGAGACATTATGGTGAAGTGAAGAGATTTCAGCTGCCCAACTCGGGAATTGCCGTAAGTTGTTCAACCACTTATTGGAAGACCACATCCGATACATCGGAAGCTTTTATGCCGGATATATTGACAGTGAGATCCTTCCAGGACTACTATGAAATGCGAGATCTTGCTTTTGAAGCCGTTATGGCCTATGGATCGGAAGGGGAGGAATAG